Genomic DNA from Epinephelus fuscoguttatus linkage group LG14, E.fuscoguttatus.final_Chr_v1:
ggGCATCTGGCACAGTTTACACAGCCATAGATGTTGCCACAGGACAAGAGGTAAGGTTACATCATCCTGTATCTTTTCCACTACAAAAGTCATGTTAGTTTTCCCTCAGCTTAATGATGAGGCTGGGCTgaactgtggaaaaaaatcagcGCGGGTTGTGTTGTAGGAGCACATTTTAGCAACAGAAGTAAGTGGAAGAATCGCTGTAGGTTGAAGTGCTGATCTCGTTATATTACTGTGCTCTTGGCATTTAAAGGTCAACCTATAGCATGATAGTCACTTAGAGGAACTACTGCAGTCTGGAGaagttgctttttttaaatacagataTTTTACATGGGAAACATATCAGAGGAGAGTTATTGATCCGAGCAAAAAGACCTCTATTCAAAATGCATTCTAAAAACCTAATTAATCTATTAGGGCTGTGTATTGGCAAGAATCTGGTGATAAgatgtgaggtgacagtgctaaccactgcaccaccatgccgccaataatataataactagtccatacccattgagtgcacagttgcccacgtacagtctCACATGGTGtgtgccaagagggaactttaaatattggtccctagattatgttcaccgagtttcatgcagatcggtcaaacttcctaggaagagatcaattttaagtgttttgcaaaaaattcaaaatggcggaaaatctatacaactggaagttatgggttcttgaggcaaatttgttcctcatgaggagaggcatctctgtgcaaagttccatgtctctacaacatacagggcatgagatatgcccattcaaagtttgcaatttcatcGGTTGCTATaggccccctttggccaattgatgcaatattgcttcatttgtaTCCTCCCATGActctctaccactgtgccaaatttcacatggattgaccaagtcagtgaggagaaaaacatggaacagacgcacacacaaacagagtttccgacattatatagtaagatagcccaatgagagaaaaaaagccTCATGTAACCACCTCAGTTGGAAGAGACTGGTCTGATCCGGCACAATCAGAAGGAATTTTCAGTCCTGTTGAGAGGGGTGGTGTAAGCTTTGAAAAATCCTTTTAGTAGGAAAAAAATAGCACCTAATAATCATGTTAACTCTTAATCTGAGCTCTCTGGTTGGATTAAATATATACTTTATGCTCATGTTTATCCCATGTGGGGGTAACATCAGGTGACACTGACATGAAAGGCCACAACAGCTGTATCTGCGAGTCTCCCTCTGCTGATAGTGTCAGAGAATCATTCATGAATTCATAAAATATTTAGTGCTCTGCTAGTGCTCATGTTCTTATCTGAGTGTTGTGATGTATAAATGTATTCTTTGATTTCAAAACAGTAATCTTATGTAACGGTGTTGCTACAGGCTGCAATTTGGAGTCACTGGACATAACAATCGTCCGTTACTACGAGACGTTTAGGGAACATCAGTAAATGGTAGTGTCTAGCAGTAGTTTGCATGTGAGGTGTTTAGGGGACATCTCTAATTTGTAGCTTCAGGAAATATACCTCTGTTACTTACTACTAAATTGTATTAACAGGCAGACAcacatcatcttcttcttcaatACTTTATGTATTGAATGAATTAAATTTCTCAATAAGGTCAGGGGGAAATAAAATCTCCTTATGTTATATTCTGATCAAATGCTTAGTGACATGTAAACACGTCTTTTCAGATCACTTTATTTAGCATCACTGTAAGCAGTTTTAATTTATAATCAGATGATCTCAATCAGATTGAAGGAACATTGGCCACGTAACCACAGCTTGTGTTTTCTCTCCGCAACTTTACATCTTCTGAATTTGACAGTCCAAATTTTGGGAATTTAAAAGTATGCTAAAGGCAAGTGAATTAGTAGGACCTCGGTACCACATTAACAGGATGTTGTGTTCTGCAGGTGGCCATCAAACAGATCAACTTGCAGAAGCAGCCGAAGAAGGAGCTGATCATCAACGAGATCCTGGTCATGAAGGAGATGAAGAACCCCAACATTGTCAACTTCGTAGATAGGTAACCCTGACctaacacacacagtgcaggcAAACATACTATACCTCTTTACAACTGTAAACTGTACGTTGACTATTTCATGgatttgattgtgtgtgtgtgtgcgtgcgtttTTAGTTTCCTCGTAGGAGACGAGCTTTTCGTGGTGATGGAGTACCTGGCTGGTGGCTCCCTAACTGATGTTGTGACGGAGACGTGCATGGACGAGGCTCAGATTGCAGCCGTCTGCAGAGAGGTAGGATTCTTTACAGACAACTGAGCTTATAAAAATTGTATAAAAACACGTGTCACATAATCCATACTGCTGTGTTCCTTTGCGCGTTACTGCCACCTGTAGGAATGTGTATCGCATCACATGTGCACATGCCAACTGTCCTTCTCTGCATCCAGGTCCTTCAGGCTCTAGAGTTTCTTCATGCCAACCAGGTCATCCACAGAGATATCAAGAGTGACAACGTATTGCTGGGGATGGACGGATCAGTCAAACTCAGTGAGTGGGAgcgcactttttttttatttgcatgtttaCTGTTAATCGTAACTGTGCTGCTGATCTCAACGggtgtttctttctctctccgcAGCTGACTTTGGCTTCTGTGCCCAGATCACCCCAGAGCAGAGCAAACGTAGCACCATGGTGGGGACCCCGTACTGGATGGCTCCAGAGGTGGTGACCAGGAAAGCGTACGGGCCCAAAGTGGACATCTGGTCTCTGGGGATCATGGCCATAGAGATGGTGGAGGGAGAACCTCCATATCTCAACGAGAACCCTCTCAGGGTGAGTGTGTGCTGGGAGAAAGAACAGACGATTGGCTGTTTTGGTGTTTGTAAGTCCAAATGATAATTTTTACGTGTCAGAAAAATGCCCATCACTATTTCTCTGAGCCCAGGCTGACGGCTTCAAATTGCCTGTTTTTAATCATGAAGAtaatttgaattaaatttgAAATAATAAACTCCTTAAATCTGAGATGCTGGAACCAgcaaattttggcatttttgcttctaaaaattaaataacaatAGTAATTAGTGAGCTTTCAAGATGCTGGTAGATTGATTTGAGCTAAACTAAATTGGCTTTAGCTTTATATTTACCAAACAGATACGAGAGTGAAATTAATCCTCTCATTTAACTCTTGTcaagtaaacaaataaacacatgtcCCAAAATCTTGGAACTATTTCTACACTTCCAGTGGTAAAGTAGTGCGCAGTTTAGTAAATGGTTACAACTACTGATTATTTTCATCGTCAGTAAATTTGgcgattattttcttgattaatctgtgagttgtttggtctataaagtGTCAGataatggtgaaaaatgttgatcacaagacatttgaggacgtcgTCTGACCTCAGTAAATGTCTTGTTTgcccacaacccaaagatattcagtttattgtcataGAGGAGCAAAGAAACCGGACAGTATTCCCATTTAAAAAGCCGGaatttgtcatattttgttaTCTGTCAGATGTTAGTAAAAGTCTGTAAAAGGAAGAACGTTGGAATGCGTAAAGGTTATATCACACCGCTCTTCTTACCATGTTTTTGCGCTCGTCTTAGGCATTGTATTTAATCGCCACCAACGGGACTCCTGAGCTGCAGAGTCCAGAGAAGCTGTCTCCCGTCTTCAGATCCTTCCTGTCCCGCTGTCTGGAGATGGACGTGGAGAAACGAGGATCAGGCAGAGAACTGCTGCAGGTAGAAGAAGcctacacactcacactgagcCTCGATACGTGAATATGAATATGTGAATATGTTAAaactacagttggtaactttttaaaaacagactttgtgtcatatttgctgacaCAGTCGCTATATCCTGAAAGAAGCATGAGACAGATAAAGGACAGAGacactgtcaaactaggcagcgccgattaaatatgaatcaagattctgttactgtgttgcctatttctcacctcagatgttttagaaacttattttagtgtactgtttagctgtaaaaagAGAAAGTTTGTAAACTGGCTGCCGTGTTGGAATCAGTTGAGTAGAGCATGCCCCACCAGCTGGACCAGCGTTCTCACGACCCTAGAGCAAGAGAATGGTGCATTTGTGCTTGTAAAATGACACGTTTCCTCAacttattttattaaatgtgtTCTGTCCTTTGTCCGTCTGTCTGCAGCACCAATTCCTGAAGCTGGCCAAGCCTCTGTCCAGCCTCACCCCGCTCATCCTGGCAGCCAAGGAGGCCATGAGGAGCAACCGCTAGATCCCAGTCTCTAAAGACTATAAGAGCTGACGCCAGTGAAAGCCAAACCAGCCAACATCTTCTACTGGTCTACATATGATGGCTGTCAGCACCCTgctagtgtttttttttttaaattttttttttttttcaaagggtCACAAAATGCCTCGCCACTCCTCCCAGTGTTTCTATATTGATGCCAGATTTATCTTACCTTCTGTGCCTTGTTCTAAAGCCGCGAACAGCCATAATGTGTTTTCTACTTGTTGCAGCCAGAGCACGGGTGTGTTGGCAATGTTGACACTGGTTACTACAGTATGCATACTAGGAATGCGGAATCACGGTTGCCAAGTTCCACGACTCTTTGCACACTAAAGGCCAAACACACAAATGATCTTATCGTCTAACGAGCAGCTCTGGGAGGCATTTTGGTTTGATAAAAAGATGGCGAAGATAATCAGGCCTGCAAACTGCATTGGTGCGAGAAGTGGCGGGCTGTGCAAACCATCCTCCTCGGTTTTACTGGgttgttttcatttgtcatcaagctgtttttttaatttcctcgTCAGACATGAAAGTATGCTTTTTATAAGTTCGTACAAGCAAGTTTTAGTGCTGATTTTCTCAGTGAATTACTCTTAGACTCAGACAAAAACGTCTCCTCTAACTTAGCCCGTTAGGGACTGCTTTTAGCCTCAGGATGATTTGGGAATAATAATCTTTTAAGAAATTGTAGCAGAAAAAAGTTTTATGACATGAGTAAACTTGTTCGCCATGAGAGATGAGTATTGGAGCCTGTTTGTACCTGGTATCAAAATGCATTTTCGTGATCTGAACACAAGTAGACAGCTTAGACACACTGCCAGTCACACCAGTGTCTAGCTGGTCCAACTCATGGACATattaagagaactggatacagtgttggaggcaagGCCCCATTTATTCCTATGACAGCTGCTCAGTGGCGattgaagccaaaaaagctcagTTGCCGCAGTGTGGGgtccataaaacaaacacactataGAGTAAAGGTGGGCAAGTGTGGCTGGGcagctaacttctggtttaacCATCCGATGAGTTGAATGGgtgtaaaaatgatttaatcttctagacttttgaaatgtatcAGACCacatggatcaaatcctgattgTGAAATGAgtcactgatttacagacgtctcctTCGCACTGCAAGTCTGTGGGAAAAAGGCTTTTGGGCCCCATGACATCCTTGAAGCtgtaattccacatttggccactatgtaaaaatGACTTTACATAGTGGCTCCTGGGGACTTGTTCCAGCTGACCACTTACGTTCAGATTTTATTCCTGCCTACACCACTTTCGTTAGAAGGTCATAGGGTCCTGTGCACACTCAATACATCCACACTCTCGCTAGCTGCTTGTTAGTCACATCAGCGGTTGTATCggtacagctggagatatcgCAGTCAGCGAAATTCAACATGTCTCCTTCTGTGCGGCAAAACACTAGACATTCATGCAACACCTCGTCCAACTCCTTGTGAAATGAGAGAGCTTTATCgcgctgtcaccaaaacaaccaccacgtcCCGCGCTGATGACATATGCGAGTCCTTGTGGGGGACACACCAGGACGCATTAGCATTTAAACTTCAAAAGATAAGTGGTCaaatgtgtctcagaccacctcggcaagtggtttgagtgatcggATTAAAGCGCTGTCCACTTGTTATCAGTTCACCCAAGATGCTTGTTAAGACCAGGTATAAAGAGGCTCTTGGTGTGTGGAGAGACTGGAACCTTTGCAACTGGTTTCTATGGTTTCTGTTGCTATGATTACACATGTGTATTCTGACAGGGTCCAATAGTTTTGCAAGGGGCATGGAAAACTAAAGCAtgcctgtgctgtgctgtggcCCACAGCATGGGACAGTGCAGTCTTTGTGCAGCGGAAAAGCCATATTAGTGTGTCCTTGTCTGACTCTGTATCTCAACCATTCCAGTCAAAGGAATGGGATTCAAGTTTTTGTGCATGGAACtttcaattattttttgattttagaTAAAAATGTCcggatttttttctgttgtgggGTTCAACCTTCCGGTGGCAGCTTCGCCAGACACCAAAATACACTATCATGACCTTGACTCAGACTTAACACACTTCTGCTATCAAACTCTCTGTGCAGGCTCCTCTGCAAACTATGCAAACCCAATCTGAACACTCTGATGTACTGTTCATCTCTAGCTGTGCCTTCTAAAATAGACACGTTACTGTCGGCGCGTTGGTGCGAATACAACGCAAATACTGTatgaatctgtctgtctgaatgtgTCGAACTGGAGGAagacttttgcattttttgtatattatgtattggtgattttttttaacagctctTAAAAACATATGTATAtcattgttttatatttgtaactAACAAAATAGAAGACAaatatgggtttttttttttcagcttgttTTGTGTACCAATTCATCCTTAGTTCCCTGAATTGTTTTATCGTGGACTCCAAACCATTAAATGTATCGATAAGCCTGAGAAAATCTAGATCCAGACCTGAGTCAAGCAGTATTTGGAAATGATGTTTCTAACCTGTTTGGAGTACCAAATGAGTTTGGTTTATACCTCTTTTTCCAGCAGGTTTAGACAATCACTGGAAAGCATTTGAAACATTTACTACGTCTGCCTTTAACACATGCATGATACAGCAAATCCCACTCGTATGGTACTCAACAGGTTGACACACATACTGTGTACAAATACTATTAACAGGCTGGAATACACTGTTATGTGGCTTTTGACCAGAACACACATTCCAGTTATGTGTTTAATATGAATGATTGAAGAGcttaaaatgaatgtgttgttgttgatcaTGAAACCATCAGCTTCTGGTGTTGAATATCATCCGTATAGtatgtaaattattattaaatgtgGACCGAAATAGGCTTGTGTCTGGATCGCTGAGCGGGCCTAGTGGGCTGAGGGGCCCAAGGGGTCAGGGGGCTCCAGGGCCAGAGCTTGTGTGTGAAGTTCATCTTGgaaaatcaaacatttataATGGGATGCAtgtaaagacacaaaattaccaataagagacacaaaacaactactagtcacaaaatgactgcaaagacacatgatgaccacaaagagacagaaaatccatagagacaCAAATCCACTTCAGAGAGTCGTGAAACATCCATAGAGCCTTTAAAAAGAAGCATAATGGCCACAACGAGACACACATCAACTTCAAAGAGTTGTAAACCATAATGACAACCAGAATGACCACAAAAGGATGAATAATGaccacagggagacacaaaacaacttcaaagagacacaaaatgaccacagagagacaacaggaccacaaagaaacacatgacaacccaaaaaagacataaaacaacctcaaagagacacaaaatgaccagaaagaaagaaagacaacaggaccacaaagagacacaaaattaccacagagacacaaatcaacctcAGAGTAGTAAAACCTCCATAGAAACTACAGAAAGAAGCATAAtagccacaaggagacacaaatgaACCTCAAGAGTTGTAAAACTAACATTAAGACTACAAAAAGATGAATAAtgaccacaagaagacacaaaacaacttcagtGAAACactaaatgaccacaaagagacaaaactagctcaaagagacacaaaactacctcaaatggacacaaaatgaccacagagacacaaatcaatcTCAAAGAGTCGTAAAACATCCATAAAGACCACAAAAAGAAGCATAATggccacaaggagacacaagtCAACTTCAAGAGTTGTAAAACAACCATAA
This window encodes:
- the LOC125900720 gene encoding serine/threonine-protein kinase PAK 2-like, which translates into the protein MCDSGVCEDKPPAPPVRMSSQGGAKDPQSANHSSRPLPSVPEERKSRNKIISMFASEKGGRKKDRDKDRPEISSPSDFEHTIHVGFDAVTGEFTGMPEQWARLLQTSNISKSEQKQNPQAVLDILKFYDSTSGKQKYLSFSASDKDSQSPGKQGTATSPSGGKDGDDDDDDDTPPPVVAPRPEHTKSVYTRSVIDPIPAPEVDSASKAADRQKKKGGKMTDEEIMEKLRTIVSIGDPKKKYTRYEKIGQGASGTVYTAIDVATGQEVAIKQINLQKQPKKELIINEILVMKEMKNPNIVNFVDSFLVGDELFVVMEYLAGGSLTDVVTETCMDEAQIAAVCREVLQALEFLHANQVIHRDIKSDNVLLGMDGSVKLTDFGFCAQITPEQSKRSTMVGTPYWMAPEVVTRKAYGPKVDIWSLGIMAIEMVEGEPPYLNENPLRALYLIATNGTPELQSPEKLSPVFRSFLSRCLEMDVEKRGSGRELLQHQFLKLAKPLSSLTPLILAAKEAMRSNR